DNA from Acidobacteriota bacterium:
GTTAGAGTTGCTCCTGAACAAATGGCTGTGAATCTCTCAAATAAACCTCCAAAGCTGTGATGCCATGGAAGATAAGAGAGAAATCTATCGCCAGGTCCTACATTCCATAGCAAACTTAAAGCTTTCTGCTGGGAGAGAATATTTCTATGACACAGAACAACTCCTTTTGGCATCCCAGTTGTCCCCGATGTATACATTATTAAACATGGATCCTCTTGATCTACCATTTCAATCCGATTCTCAAATTCAGAAGTGTCTCTTTTGAAATCGTACAAGATTTTAAAATCAGAGATGTTTTTATGTTTATGTCCATAATAGGGCTTCCACTCCATTACGAATATCTTATCAATCGATTCGATTGCCTTTGTTTTAAGTGCCTCATTCAAATGAGGCCTGTCACAAACAACGAGAAATTTTGAATCAGAATGACTTAAAATATAATCAATCTGAAAAGCTGGATATTCAGAAAAGATTGGAACAGATATAGCACCAATACTCATCACTGCAAGTTCCAATACCAACATTTCTTTTCGATTTCTTGAAAGAACTGCTATTTTGTCTCCTTTTTTTATTCCCATTTCAATCAAAGATGTGCCAACAATGGAAATTTCATGGTAAAATTCATACCATTTATATTTTTGAAATTTACCCTCTCTTTTTTCTTGAAGAACAAAATTATTAAAAAATTTTTCCTTCCTTTCTCTCAGCATTATTCCAATGTTGGGGTAGATTTCTCCAAGTGGAATGTTTGATTTTAGCACAATAGAATTCATTCAGCTCACCTTGCTGGATAAATAATTTTCAAAAGCATATATTGCTGCTCCAAAAGCTCCAATTGTCTGGGGATTAGGAGGAACAAGAAAACTATGTTCTAATTTTTCTTTAAAAATATCAACAATTACAGGATTATTAGCTATCACACCTCCTGTAAGAATTGCTTTTTCTTCAAAGGGATCCATTTCAAGAATTCTTTTTACCACAGATTCAAAAACTCCCCTGAGGATTTCATTGATGTTTTTTCCAGTTCGAATATGATGGATAATCTCAGTACAGGTAAATACAGTGCAATAACTTCCAATTTCTACACTCTTGTAAGCTTTTTTTGCCATTGAATTCATTCTCTTTTGAGAGATACCAAGTCTTATTGAGATCTCTTCGAGGAAACTTCCAGTGCCTGCTGCACATTTCCTGTTCATTTTAAAATAAACCTGTCTCCCGTTCTCTGATATTTTGATTATTTTATTATCCTGTCCTCCTATGTCAACTATAATGCTCCCTCCAGGAAAATAGTGAAAACATCCTTTTGCAAAACAGCTTATCTCTGACTTTGAAAAATCTGAAAAAGGACAGTTATTCCTGCCAACGCCAGTTGTAACCACAGATACAACCTCTTTTTTTGATATATTTCTTTTTTTTAATGCTGCATTAAAAACAATTTCCGAGATTTTTTCAAAACTCAAACCCGTCTTTCTTATACAATCTGAAACAATTTTTTTATTTTCATCGATTATTACTGCTTTCGAATAAGATGAACCAAGGTCAATTCCTGAAAAATACATAAATTCTTAGCCTCTAATTTCCTTTTTTGATTCAATTATCTGTTCAACGAATGATTCGACTGCAGTTATTGTCTGCTCTTCGGAAAAACATCTTAGATCATTCAAGTCGCCATTGATAATCAAATATGGAATTCCAAATTTTTTAATCATTCTCTGGGGAAGACCAAACCTGCTATTTGAATTATTGGGACAGGTTTTTGCATCATGAAATACAATGCCGTCCACTTTATACTCATCGATCATTTCTTTTAATAAAGCTTCTTTTTTTGTTTCACTTCTATTTATGAAAATCTGAGTGTATCCCTCAGCTAAACTCCTCAATGGATTTTCTGAAGAGAAGTTATCAAAAATCCATGAATTGCAATATGTTGATGCCACAACACATGTGTTAAACTTCGAAAATAGCTCAGAAAAAAACCTTAGCTTTCCCCAGACAGGCATTCCTTCCCAGTAAAACCTCAAATTCTCTTTCTCAATAGCTCCAACCTTACCATCAACTCTTTTCGCTATCTCTTCGTTTAATGCCTTGTAATACTCCACTGCAATGTTTGTTCCTCTTAGCATTACCACTGGAGCCATGTGAATGCAACCATCAAAAAAAGTAATCGGAGAGGGGCTGTTTTTCGCTGTTTCAAGAAATTTTCTCCATAATTTCGATGCTTCACCGGATAAACTTACAACTTCTTTTAATCTATCTATGTCTAATTTTTTTCCTGTAATTTTTTCTAAAGAATTTATCAAGCTCTTAAATTGTTTCTCCACAAATCCAATTTGTTCTTCTGTCAATTCATCTATTTTCCAAGGAGGAAATACACCAAAGGCAGGCACATTATACTCCCTTGAATAGAAAAGAAACCAATCCTGAATCTCCCTGCATTGATTGGTACTGTAAACGAGAACATCAGGCTCAGGAATTGACGGAATTCCATAAGCTTTTGTCAGAGGAGTTTCTTTTTTTATGAAAGCTCCTACGTCTGAAGTCAGATAAGAGCATATTTCAGGTGAATAGCCCATTGCATTTGCAATCGAAATATATTTATTACTTTCCCTTGTGGCTCCCAGTAAAGCCCCATGATTTTCAGGGAAATATACTTTAAACCCTATACTGATTAAGATTTCTGATGGTCCCACACTCGAGCACCATGCAACTTTCTGATGGGGATTTTGCGAATCTTGATACAATGACTGGTAATATTGTTTCAGAATTTCTTTAAGTAATTTTGTTGATACTATTTCTTTCATCTCAATTTCAGCTAAAATTTTTTATAACATTTATTATGTTTTTTAATTCCCTGCACTTTTTAGTCTTTTTTCAATTCCCTTGACAAGAAATGTGATACTTTTTTGAAAAGGAATTTCAACACTGTAAAGCTCACCATATTTAACTATTTTTCCATTGATAAAATCAATTTCTGTTCTCCTCCCTTCTTCCACATCGATCAACATAGAAGGCTTGTGATACCCTCCCTTTCTTAGATAGGAGATACAAAAATCAAAAAAATCAGGAGGAAAAACATTTCCATGAGCTTTTGCTACCTCGATGCCTTCTTTAACCAGTTGTTCAACAATTTCAAATGTCTCCTTTAGATCCATAGCTTCTTCCATAGTCAACCCAGTGATTGCTGATACAGGAGCAAGGGCAGAATTTAATATTACTTTTTCCCATACGTATTTTTCTATTTCATTAGTATATTCTGTATCGAGCTTGGCAGAACTTATCATTTCAGCAAGTTCCTTTGCAACCGGAATATCCTCCTTCTTTAAACATCCAATGTAGTTTGGTTTGTTAAAAAAAGTAACGCTTATTTCATTATCAGATATAAGATTTCCTGCGTAATTTATAACAACTCTGAAAATTTTTTCCTCACCAAAAGCATTCCCAAGAATTTTTTCTGTATCAAGACCATTCTGGAAGCTTATCAATTTCAACTCAGGATTATATATTTTCTTAATCTCAGGAATAAGAGATTCTATCGCATATGCTTTAACACAGATGAATAACACATCAACATTGAATTTATCAAGTTCTGAAACAGAATAAAGAGTATTCTCTGGCTTTATTTCAAAACTTCCTCTTATAAGTCCATTTGGGTCACTAATCTTCAGTCCTCTTTCTTTAATCCTTTCAAGCTTTTGTTTCATTATATCAACCAGAATTACGTCTTCATTGTTTTTTATTAAATTTGAAGCTAATATTCCTCCTATGGGGCCAATTCCAACAACTGCAATTTTATGCGTTCTCATCTTCGAGCAGGAAGGGTGGCCAAGAAAACCGTCACGAATGCTGAGCGGGCATGGTTTTCTTCTGACCATTTATGGTCTGAAGAAAGAGCAGAGCATGAGTGCCGAGCTGTAATTTTCCGCGCTGGGGAAAATACAGCGTGTTTTCGGGTCACCCTTGCTGCTCTAATTATTAACCACCTCAAAAATTTACTTGCTTTCAAATACGTCTTACCCATAAAAGTTTAATATTTTCATTAAAAAGGATATGTTCTTTTGAATTCAGGAAATCTTCTTTCTACAAGTGCTGTTAAACCCTCCAGAGCATCGGGATGCTGGAAAGTTGGTATAAGATAACCATCAAGTTCCCATCGGGCTACCTCATCAAGGCTCTTCCCATTAAGAAAATCATTAAAACCTTTGCTTATCAACCAGTTTGCTGTCCAGACTGCATTTGGAGAATTTGTAGCCACTCTCCTCGCTATCCTTTGAGCATATGCTTTCTGGTCTCCGGAAAAAAATACCTCAGTCCATCCAAGGCCATAAGCATAAAGGGTAGGAATAAGGTCTTTTTTCAAGAACAGATCCTTCATCCAGCGAAGCTCTTCCTTTTCTTCAAAAGTAAGCTTATCCGGAACTTCAAAAATATTCAATTCTTTTAACTGCTTTTTATTGAGAGGTTTACCATTATTATCAATTATTGCCTGGGATATTTTATCAGCGATTTCATCTCTTTTATTACAAGGAACAATATAATCAGCCATCCCTAAGTATTTTATCACACGAGGAGAGGAAGTTGTTGTCCCTCCAGCTAATATATAATAACGGGAAATTGCCACTGCCAGCTCTGGGTCATTAGTAGCCTTATAAATCAATATTGGTACTAAAGATGTTCCCCGTAGTCCTGGATAGATCCCAAGCCTTGTTTCAGGAAGAGCAAAAGTTGTGCGGTCTGTTATGATGACCACACTATCAGGGTCATAGGCAAATGCCAGGGCAACTTCTACCCCGCCTCCAAAAGCTGCTCCATCGATTATCGCTACTTTAGGCTTCCCTTCTCCTGTCATTTTATGGAATAAAACATCCTGCCACATGGCTGTGTCTTCTTTAATATTTTCAAAATTATTTTCTTTTATATTCTTTATAAAGTTATAAACATTAGCTCCGGCTATGAAGGTTTTTATGGGAGCAGAGTCAAAAATTATTATTTTTATCCTATCATCCTCATTTGCTCTTTTAAATGATTCCCTCCAATCTTCAAAGACCTGATTGTCAAGGGCATTTGCATTCTGGGGGTTAGAAATCATAATTCTTGCAATTTGACCTCTGTTTTCTTTTTCATAAATTATTGGGCTTAATCTGACTGGCCAGGGTTTATTTTTTTTATGTTGATCTATAAGGAGCTTTGGAACAGGAAAATGAATTCCATGGAGTTTAGCTATCTCTTCTCTCTCTTTGATTATCCTCATCGTCTCTTTCAGTCCTATTTTGTTAATCAGAGTAAATGGCCCCTCCTTCCATAAAAAGGCATTCTGGCACAACTTTTCTACTTCTTCTATTTCAATTAGTTTAGAATCCACCACTTCCACAGCTGTCATAAATCCAACTGCCCAGAATCTTTCCTTTAACTTTTCTACAATCTCAATATTTTCTGGTTCTTTTCTTAAATCTTCCTCAGATACCCATCTAACTTTCGCCTTATCGGCTGCTGAATCATATCTTTTCATCAACTCTGTATAAATTTTAGTTGGCGTAAAGAAATTTTTATAAACCTTGTAAAGAGGGTCATCCGGGTTGGATGAATCAGAAAAAGAACACATTGAATAGTATCCAACAGGCAAACCTGTAGCATCCATCAAACTTAAAAACCCGAGAGGCATGTTAAAAGCTTTTCTGCCAGCAGCTTCGACAGTCGGTACATCGTACCCTTCCTCTAACATTCTTGTAGCTTCAAGCAGTAAAGAAACAAAGATTATATCTGCAGCTCCTCCTTTTCTGCTTGAAAGTATTGGAGTGGCTACTTTTCCACCCAATTTCATATACTTTGAAGCAACCTGAATACTTTCATTCGAAGCAGTATCAGTTCCGGCAAACTCTCCTGCGCGATTTTTATGGGGTAGATAGAAATAATGCATCCATACTACCTTATCAGGCCTTCCTGTCACTCGGACAAGAATGTTTGTGTCTAAAGAGGAAGAATTTGTTGCAAAAATTACATGAGGAGCGCAAAGTTCATCAAGCTTTTTAAAAATTTGTTTTTTCACTTCAATTTTTTCAGTGGCTGTTTCTATTACCAATTTGAGATTTTTTCCTCTGCAGGCTTCTTCATAACTTGTCGTAGCTATTATTCTTTTCTTTATCTCTTTAATCTGTCCTTCAGAAAATATTCCAGCCTTTCTCGCATCTTCAAGCTCCTTTTTTATAGTTTCAAATGCTCTTTCAATTATCTCATCAATTATATCAATCAAGCCGACATTAAATCCGTTCTGGGCATATGTCTGGGTTAAACTTGAACCCATAGTCCCGGCTCCAACTATTAATACCTCAACATCATCCCAGGCAATGGACTCTTTTTCATAAAATACATGATTATTGCTCATTTTTTATAACTCCTTTTTATTATTTTTACTGAACTCCATATCCATCAACTATCACAGCCCCGCCCTGCCCACCTCCTATACAAGCTGAAGCAAGGCCCAATCCTCCAAGAGTCAGCAAAGCAATGATCAGCCTTGCACCAGTGGCTCCCAAAGGATGTCCAAGGGCTATTGCACCACCATTTACATTAACTTTCGAGCGATCTAAAGCAAGTTCTCTTTCCACAGCTAAATACTGACCTGCAAAAGCCTCGTTTATTTCTATATGTTTTAAATCATTCAGGGATAAACCTGCTCTTGTTAAAGCTATTTTTGAAGCAGGAACAGGACCTATCCCCATATAATGAGGGTCAACTCCTGCTGTTCCCCATGAAATAAGTTCTCCTATTGGTTCAATTCTCAGTTCTTTTGCTTTCTCTTCTGTTGTCATGATTAATGCAGCAGCTCCATCTACAATACCACTTGAATTTCCACCAGTATGTATTCCACCAAGTTTTACAGGAAGTAATCTTGAAAGACTCTCAAGGGCAGTGTCAGGTCTTGGATGTTCATCCTCTGAAACAATTACATCACCCCTTCTTGTTTTAATAGTAACAGGGGTTATTTCTTTAGCTAAGTGACCACTTTTCTTTGCTTCTGCTGCTTTATGCTGCGAAGAAAAAGCAAATTCATCAGCATCTTTTCTTGTTATCCCATATAATTTTGCCAGATTTTCTGCAGTTCCCATCATGTCCGTATCTATGTAAGTATCATTTAAGCCATCTTTAAAAAGAGCATAGACTCTTGGGCCTGCCATGTAGGGATATCCATAAGCAGCACCATATTGCAACGTCGGAGATTGACTTGTGCTCTCGTATCCTCCAACAAGAACGATGTCTGCTTCACCCAATAATATTTGTTTTGCTCCCTGAATTACAGCTTCCCCTCCTGAAAAACAAATTCTATTCACTGTAAGACCCGGTGCAAAAAAACTCAGTCCAGCTCTCAGACCCACATGTCTGGCTCCATAATGAGAATCGATACTTGTATGCATTGCATTTCCAAATATGCATTCATCGATAAGCTCTTCTCTTCCCTCAAGTCCTGCTTTTTTTATTGCTGCCCTTGCAGCATATGCACCAAGTTCTATGGGTGGAATATCCTTAAAAGCTCCTCCCACCTCTCCAAAGGGAGTGCGAGTGCCAGAGAGGAAAACTATTTTTTTCTTCTTCTCTTTTATTATTGCCGGTCCTCCTTGCCTGATATTCTCAGGAATACGAAATATTTCCTTTTTCATTTTCATATCTTATTATTCTCCTTCATTTCAATTATAACCTAACCCTTCAAAAAAATTTGAAATTAAATAAAACAAAATAAACTAACTTAATAATTTTATGGGCAGGAAGAGTGGCACAGAAACCAAAGGTTCCTGAAAACCGTCACGAATAAACAAACTCACCCTTGCTGTCCGAATTTTTAACCTCACCCCAGAAATTTTTTATAGCATTGAGATGCATCAATGTCAAGGCACGCCAATTAACTAATACAAACACATAAAATATTTTGGAGGGCAACCCTTCAGGGTTGCTGAATAGCAGGGCTAAAGCCCTACCCTACATGTTAAATTATTTAATTCGTTTGTATTAATAATTGATTAAAGATTGAAAAAGAATTAAAATTTTTACAATGGAAATATTAATAATTGGAATTTTAGCTGTCATAATTCTTTTGGTAATAGGCTTATTAATATTTTACTTTAATCAAAGACTTAAGGAGATTAACCAAAATCTTCTTCTTTCTCAGAAAAATGTATCTGAAACTATAGACTCAACTTCCAGAATATTTGGAGATGTAAAGGAAAGACTTGGAATCCTTTCCCAATCCGCAGAAAGAATTTTTGAAATTGGAAAAGATATATCTTCATTACAGGAGATATTGAAAACTCCCAAATTAAGAGGCTCTATTGGAGAATTATTCCTCGAAGATCTTCTCTCGCAAATTTTGCCAGCTTCCAATTTTTCAATTCAATATAAATTCAAATCTGGAGAAACTGTCGATGCAGTAATTCATCTTGGAACAGGAATGGTACCAGTAGATGCAAAATTCCCCCTTGAAAATTTTCGAAAAATGATGGAAGCAACTGATGAAGAGGATAAAAAAAATTCCAGAAAAAAATTTCTAACCGATGTTAAAAATCATATCAATTCGATCTCAGCAAAATACATATTGCCTGATGAAGGAACTTTCGATTTTGCCTTGATGTACATACCCGCTGAAAATATCTACTATGAAACTATCATAAAAGATGAATCATTTGGAGAAGAAACGAGCGTTTCTTATTATGCTCTCAAGCGCCATGTTATTCCAGTATCTCCCAATTCTTTTTTTGCATACCTTCAGGCAATCGTGCTTGGGTTGAAAGGAATGAGAATTGAAAAAAGCGCAAAAGAAATAATCCTGAATTTAATGAGGCTTCAGGGCGATTTTAAAAAATTTCAGGAAGATTTTGAAGTGATGGGAAGACATTTAAGGGATACAAGAAGTAAATACGAAGATGCAGAAAAAAGATTGTTAAAAGTTCACGAAAAACTTACAAAAATCACAGAAATACCCGAATCCAAAGAATTGGAAGAAAAGCAGGATTAATCCTTTGCCCTCTCTTCCTTATGCATATCCTTTTCAAGAACGCTTAAAAGTTTTCGAAGAATTTGCTCATTATATTCTAAAATTTCTAAAAAAATAAATTGAGCGTAAAATATTTACCCTATATTTAAAAAATTTTTGAGTTTAAATTATGGTATAATTTAAATATCTCAGAAATGAACAGAAAAATTAAAAAAATGAGAAAATATTTAATTTTTTCCATTTTATTTCTAAACATATTTTTATTTTCTCAAGAATTGGGTAAGATTCAGGAAAAAGTTGAGGTGCGTCTAATCCTGGTTCCAACTGTTGTAACTGACAAGAAAGGAAATTTTATCGAAAGATTAAAGATAGAAGATTTTGAAGTATATGAAGATGGTAAAAGACAATATATTTCTTTATTCTATCTTGAGAAAATAAAAGATAGTAAATTGATATTTGAAGATAACACTGATGAGAAAAAATCAATATCAAGAGAACAATATGAATTAAGACAATCTTTTCCACCAAGGACAATAATACTTATATTTGATCAGATCACAACAAGCCCATTTTATGTAACAAGATTAGAAGAACCGCTTAAGAAATTTTTAAAGAACTTTATTACTCATGATGATAATCTTTTAATCTATATAGGTGGAAAATCATATCTTTTCAAAAAGGGTAGAATTTTTATATCAGAAAAAGAACCAGATTCAGTATCAAAGATTATAAAAAAAGTCTTAAAAGAATCATTTTATCCTATAGATTTTATATACTTCAGTTCTTCCCCAGAAAAATTACCAATGGCAGAGATGGAAAGAGATGTTGTGTTTCCTTTGTTGAATATGGAATTTAAAATGTTATCCTTACGAGGCTTGAGAAGACTTAAGCTGATAGCAGAAGAGCTGAAAAGAATTGAAGGAGAAAAAAGAGTTATCTTCCTATCCGAAGGTTATGGAAATTTTTTCAGTGGCAGATTAGGAGAAGATGCTTACTCCACTCATGAATTGAATGATCCAGCTTTTTTAGCAAAATATTTCAATGATTCTAATACTGCTATTTACTCATTAGATATTGGTGGTCTTAAAGACTACAATTTCATGTACAGAGATTTGCAGATGACAGCTTCACAAAGAGAAAAACACCAAAATCTGTTCAATCCTTTCTTTCGCCAATCTTTTCTGAGAGATCTTTCCTCCAGGACAGGCGGAGAGGCTATAACTAACACCAATGATTTAGGAGAAGCTCTTCAAATAATCGGGGATATGATAAGTAAAGCATATATTTTGGGATATTCCTCAACTAATAAGATAATGGATGGAAAATACAGAAAAATAAAAGTTAAGGTAAGAATGAAGAAAGTCATTGTAAAACACAGAGAAGGATATTTTGCTAAAGATTAAAAATGTAAATGGCAAATCTTAAATTTTTATTTAAAACTTTAATTTTTCAATCTTTGTTTGATTTATAACCTTCCAAAAATTTCAAAATTTTTTCTTTATTTTTCTTATCGAAATCAATTCCATAAAACCTTAGAAATAATTCTCTTCGAATTTCCAAAGGAGAAGCATTAGGGTTTTTATTTAAAATAGATGCAATGACTAAACGTCTTGCAGAGTCATTCATTGAAAATCCCATTTTAACTCGATCTTCCCCACTTCTTTGCATTAACATAGAGTTAAATTTCTTCTCCATACCAGAGCTTGTATCCTTCATTTTAAAACCTCTTTGTAAAGTTCATCCACTCCAAGTTTATTTACCCAATAACTTATATACTCAATGTTTAAATCTTTCACATTATTCAACAAATTTCTCACATCATTAATATGAACCTCAGATTTACTCTCCTTAGCCCAGAAAAGTTTTGAAAGGACAAGATCTTCTGGAGACACGACATTCATATTTACTGTCTCAACAATTATCCTTCTTTTATTTCTAAATTCTTCTCTATGAAAATCACTATCCTTACGAATAATAAAGTCAATTTTAACTAAATAACTGTTGTGAATTATATTAAAGATTCCCTTTTGAACCACTGCTTTATAAATTGCCTCTCTATCCATATAGAACTCATCTGAGAATAAATTTTCGATTTTTTCAATATTATTTAGAGATAATTCAATAATGATATCAATATCTCGAGTCATTCTTGGAACAGAATAAAAGTTAACTGCTGTTGAACCTGTAATCATATACTCTATTCCTGCTTCTTTTAACCTTCTTGTAACTAATTTTAATACTTCTAACTCATCACTCATTATTTCGCTATTATAGTATTTTAAAAAATTATATCAATTAAAAAATAAAGAATGCAATCTTCAACTTCTTATGGAGGATCATCCGTTTAACTTTGATATTAGATAAAAATTATCACCGGGCAAAATATTTATCCTATATTTAAAAAATTTTTGCATAAATTTTCCCCTCTTAGAATGCAGAGAAGCTCCAACTCTTATTAAAATTGATGAAGAAAAAGACTCCCCACTTTTTTCAGATTCACTCAAATCTTCTATAAGCAGTTTAGAAGGAAGAAATCAAAACAATAATGATATTAATTCTAAAATAGTAGAACCAAACTGTACTCCAAGCGCCCAAGATTGTCCAACTTGTGAAATAACACCTTGCCCCGAGCAAACAGCTTATGGAGCTACCTGTGAACCTCCAACTTGCCAAAACTGTTGGACTTTAGGCTGTACTTTTTGTGGAACATGTGAAGGACTAACCTGTTTAGGAACTGGAAATTCATGCACTTAAAATAAAATAAACATAAAAATTTTTATCTTTAAATCAGCGATTTAAACCAAATATGTTATTCGATAATTAATAAATTTCAAAAGAAAATTTATTTTATATTTAAGGAAAAAAATAAATATAATCTAAATTGACATAAATCATTGAATATTAAATAATATCTTTAAGGAGATATGAAAAAGTTTTTTCATCTTTTTTTCATATTTTTAAATTTATTTTTTCTATCTTTTCAGCAAAAAGAAATAAGACCCAGACATGAGGTTTTGGTTCAATTAGTTCTTGTTGATTTTATCGCAAAAGATAAAAAAGGAAATTTTGTGACTGATTTGAAAAAGGAAGAGATAGAAGTATTTGAAGATGGATATCCTGTTCCAATTCAATATTTTAACCTCATAAGCTATGAGGAGAGATTAGAGGAAATTAAAACAAAAGAAGTGGAAGAGAAAAAAGAACAAAAGAAAGAAAAAGAAATTTCTCTTCCTGAGAAAAAAAGACTCATTCTTATATTTGATAACATTAACACTTTCTCTACATATCTTGATTGGGCAAGGCCCAAATTAATTGAGATTTTAAATAATATATTAGATAAGAACACTGAAATAATGGTA
Protein-coding regions in this window:
- a CDS encoding 2-hydroxyacyl-CoA dehydratase family protein; translation: MKEIVSTKLLKEILKQYYQSLYQDSQNPHQKVAWCSSVGPSEILISIGFKVYFPENHGALLGATRESNKYISIANAMGYSPEICSYLTSDVGAFIKKETPLTKAYGIPSIPEPDVLVYSTNQCREIQDWFLFYSREYNVPAFGVFPPWKIDELTEEQIGFVEKQFKSLINSLEKITGKKLDIDRLKEVVSLSGEASKLWRKFLETAKNSPSPITFFDGCIHMAPVVMLRGTNIAVEYYKALNEEIAKRVDGKVGAIEKENLRFYWEGMPVWGKLRFFSELFSKFNTCVVASTYCNSWIFDNFSSENPLRSLAEGYTQIFINRSETKKEALLKEMIDEYKVDGIVFHDAKTCPNNSNSRFGLPQRMIKKFGIPYLIINGDLNDLRCFSEEQTITAVESFVEQIIESKKEIRG
- a CDS encoding 3-hydroxyacyl-CoA dehydrogenase NAD-binding domain-containing protein, producing MSNNHVFYEKESIAWDDVEVLIVGAGTMGSSLTQTYAQNGFNVGLIDIIDEIIERAFETIKKELEDARKAGIFSEGQIKEIKKRIIATTSYEEACRGKNLKLVIETATEKIEVKKQIFKKLDELCAPHVIFATNSSSLDTNILVRVTGRPDKVVWMHYFYLPHKNRAGEFAGTDTASNESIQVASKYMKLGGKVATPILSSRKGGAADIIFVSLLLEATRMLEEGYDVPTVEAAGRKAFNMPLGFLSLMDATGLPVGYYSMCSFSDSSNPDDPLYKVYKNFFTPTKIYTELMKRYDSAADKAKVRWVSEEDLRKEPENIEIVEKLKERFWAVGFMTAVEVVDSKLIEIEEVEKLCQNAFLWKEGPFTLINKIGLKETMRIIKEREEIAKLHGIHFPVPKLLIDQHKKNKPWPVRLSPIIYEKENRGQIARIMISNPQNANALDNQVFEDWRESFKRANEDDRIKIIIFDSAPIKTFIAGANVYNFIKNIKENNFENIKEDTAMWQDVLFHKMTGEGKPKVAIIDGAAFGGGVEVALAFAYDPDSVVIITDRTTFALPETRLGIYPGLRGTSLVPILIYKATNDPELAVAISRYYILAGGTTTSSPRVIKYLGMADYIVPCNKRDEIADKISQAIIDNNGKPLNKKQLKELNIFEVPDKLTFEEKEELRWMKDLFLKKDLIPTLYAYGLGWTEVFFSGDQKAYAQRIARRVATNSPNAVWTANWLISKGFNDFLNGKSLDEVARWELDGYLIPTFQHPDALEGLTALVERRFPEFKRTYPF
- a CDS encoding thiolase family protein gives rise to the protein MKMKKEIFRIPENIRQGGPAIIKEKKKKIVFLSGTRTPFGEVGGAFKDIPPIELGAYAARAAIKKAGLEGREELIDECIFGNAMHTSIDSHYGARHVGLRAGLSFFAPGLTVNRICFSGGEAVIQGAKQILLGEADIVLVGGYESTSQSPTLQYGAAYGYPYMAGPRVYALFKDGLNDTYIDTDMMGTAENLAKLYGITRKDADEFAFSSQHKAAEAKKSGHLAKEITPVTIKTRRGDVIVSEDEHPRPDTALESLSRLLPVKLGGIHTGGNSSGIVDGAAALIMTTEEKAKELRIEPIGELISWGTAGVDPHYMGIGPVPASKIALTRAGLSLNDLKHIEINEAFAGQYLAVERELALDRSKVNVNGGAIALGHPLGATGARLIIALLTLGGLGLASACIGGGQGGAVIVDGYGVQ
- a CDS encoding acyl-CoA dehydratase activase, with the protein product MYFSGIDLGSSYSKAVIIDENKKIVSDCIRKTGLSFEKISEIVFNAALKKRNISKKEVVSVVTTGVGRNNCPFSDFSKSEISCFAKGCFHYFPGGSIIVDIGGQDNKIIKISENGRQVYFKMNRKCAAGTGSFLEEISIRLGISQKRMNSMAKKAYKSVEIGSYCTVFTCTEIIHHIRTGKNINEILRGVFESVVKRILEMDPFEEKAILTGGVIANNPVIVDIFKEKLEHSFLVPPNPQTIGAFGAAIYAFENYLSSKVS
- a CDS encoding ketopantoate reductase family protein, producing MVRRKPCPLSIRDGFLGHPSCSKMRTHKIAVVGIGPIGGILASNLIKNNEDVILVDIMKQKLERIKERGLKISDPNGLIRGSFEIKPENTLYSVSELDKFNVDVLFICVKAYAIESLIPEIKKIYNPELKLISFQNGLDTEKILGNAFGEEKIFRVVINYAGNLISDNEISVTFFNKPNYIGCLKKEDIPVAKELAEMISSAKLDTEYTNEIEKYVWEKVILNSALAPVSAITGLTMEEAMDLKETFEIVEQLVKEGIEVAKAHGNVFPPDFFDFCISYLRKGGYHKPSMLIDVEEGRRTEIDFINGKIVKYGELYSVEIPFQKSITFLVKGIEKRLKSAGN
- a CDS encoding DNA recombination protein RmuC; the protein is MEILIIGILAVIILLVIGLLIFYFNQRLKEINQNLLLSQKNVSETIDSTSRIFGDVKERLGILSQSAERIFEIGKDISSLQEILKTPKLRGSIGELFLEDLLSQILPASNFSIQYKFKSGETVDAVIHLGTGMVPVDAKFPLENFRKMMEATDEEDKKNSRKKFLTDVKNHINSISAKYILPDEGTFDFALMYIPAENIYYETIIKDESFGEETSVSYYALKRHVIPVSPNSFFAYLQAIVLGLKGMRIEKSAKEIILNLMRLQGDFKKFQEDFEVMGRHLRDTRSKYEDAEKRLLKVHEKLTKITEIPESKELEEKQD
- a CDS encoding nucleotidyltransferase, with amino-acid sequence MSDELEVLKLVTRRLKEAGIEYMITGSTAVNFYSVPRMTRDIDIIIELSLNNIEKIENLFSDEFYMDREAIYKAVVQKGIFNIIHNSYLVKIDFIIRKDSDFHREEFRNKRRIIVETVNMNVVSPEDLVLSKLFWAKESKSEVHINDVRNLLNNVKDLNIEYISYWVNKLGVDELYKEVLK
- a CDS encoding VWA domain-containing protein, with the protein product MRKYLIFSILFLNIFLFSQELGKIQEKVEVRLILVPTVVTDKKGNFIERLKIEDFEVYEDGKRQYISLFYLEKIKDSKLIFEDNTDEKKSISREQYELRQSFPPRTIILIFDQITTSPFYVTRLEEPLKKFLKNFITHDDNLLIYIGGKSYLFKKGRIFISEKEPDSVSKIIKKVLKESFYPIDFIYFSSSPEKLPMAEMERDVVFPLLNMEFKMLSLRGLRRLKLIAEELKRIEGEKRVIFLSEGYGNFFSGRLGEDAYSTHELNDPAFLAKYFNDSNTAIYSLDIGGLKDYNFMYRDLQMTASQREKHQNLFNPFFRQSFLRDLSSRTGGEAITNTNDLGEALQIIGDMISKAYILGYSSTNKIMDGKYRKIKVKVRMKKVIVKHREGYFAKD